From Streptomyces sp. HUAS MG91, the proteins below share one genomic window:
- a CDS encoding glycoside hydrolase family 13 protein, whose amino-acid sequence MARSTDAHDEWWRHAVIYQVYPRSFADADGDGIGDLAGVRGRLPHLAELGVDALWFSPWYASPQADAGYDVADYRRIDPAFGDLAEAEALIAEAHALGLRVIVDIVPNHVSDQHAWFQEARAAAPGAEARDLFWFRPGRGADGELPPNDWQSVFGGPAWTRVADPDGTPGEWYLHLFAPEQPDLNWDNPKVREEHEDILRFWFDRGADGVRIDSATMPAKDPALPEFAPDSTPPDHPYIDRDGVHSIYRAWRAVADGYEPARALIGEVWLADPERFARYLRGDEMHTAFNFDYLNSPWEPGALRTVIQDTLDAHAGVGASPTWVLSNHDVTRHVTRYGRADSSYGHALRQHGTPTDLELGTRRARAALLLALALPGAHYLYQGEELGLWEVEDIPAALRQDPIFHRTAGQDIGRDGCRVPLPWSGDEPPFGFSPTTGSTTGSMATAQPWLPQPAAWAAHTVEAQEADPESMLAFYRAALAARRRHAADLRGGSFRWHGTDPHVLAFRRGPGFLCVANLSGTDQPLPPHGEILLSSAPGTPGPGSLAPDTTVWLRTE is encoded by the coding sequence GTGGCCCGATCCACCGACGCCCACGACGAATGGTGGCGCCACGCCGTCATCTACCAGGTCTACCCGCGCTCCTTCGCCGACGCAGACGGCGACGGCATCGGCGACCTGGCCGGCGTCCGCGGCCGCCTGCCCCATCTCGCCGAACTCGGCGTCGACGCGCTCTGGTTCAGCCCCTGGTACGCCTCCCCGCAGGCCGACGCCGGATACGACGTCGCGGACTACCGGCGCATCGACCCCGCCTTCGGCGACCTGGCGGAGGCCGAGGCGCTCATCGCCGAGGCGCACGCCCTGGGCCTGCGCGTCATCGTCGACATCGTCCCCAACCACGTCTCCGACCAGCACGCCTGGTTCCAGGAGGCGCGCGCCGCGGCCCCCGGCGCCGAGGCCCGCGACCTGTTCTGGTTCCGGCCGGGCCGCGGCGCCGACGGCGAACTGCCGCCCAACGACTGGCAGTCCGTCTTCGGCGGACCGGCCTGGACCCGCGTCGCCGACCCCGACGGCACACCGGGGGAGTGGTACCTGCACCTGTTCGCGCCCGAGCAGCCCGACCTCAACTGGGACAACCCGAAGGTCCGCGAGGAGCACGAGGACATCCTCAGGTTCTGGTTCGACCGCGGCGCCGACGGCGTCCGCATCGACTCGGCGACCATGCCCGCCAAGGACCCCGCCCTGCCCGAGTTCGCCCCCGACAGCACGCCCCCCGACCATCCCTACATCGACCGCGACGGCGTCCACTCCATCTACCGGGCCTGGCGTGCCGTCGCCGACGGCTACGAGCCCGCCCGCGCCCTCATCGGCGAGGTCTGGCTCGCCGACCCCGAGCGCTTCGCCCGCTACCTGCGCGGCGACGAGATGCACACCGCCTTCAACTTCGACTACCTCAACAGCCCGTGGGAGCCCGGCGCCCTGCGCACCGTCATCCAGGACACCCTCGACGCCCACGCGGGCGTCGGCGCCTCCCCGACCTGGGTGCTGTCCAACCACGACGTGACCCGCCACGTCACCCGCTACGGCCGGGCCGACAGCTCCTACGGCCACGCCCTGCGCCAGCACGGCACCCCCACCGACCTGGAGCTGGGCACCCGCCGGGCCCGCGCCGCCCTGCTGCTCGCCCTTGCCCTGCCCGGCGCGCACTACCTCTACCAGGGCGAGGAACTGGGCCTGTGGGAGGTCGAGGACATCCCCGCGGCCCTGCGCCAGGACCCGATCTTCCACCGCACCGCGGGCCAGGACATCGGCCGCGACGGCTGCCGCGTCCCCCTGCCGTGGTCCGGCGACGAACCCCCGTTCGGCTTCAGCCCCACGACCGGCTCCACCACCGGCTCCATGGCGACGGCTCAGCCCTGGCTGCCGCAGCCCGCCGCCTGGGCCGCCCACACCGTCGAGGCGCAGGAGGCGGACCCGGAGTCCATGCTCGCCTTCTACCGGGCCGCGCTCGCCGCTCGCCGCCGCCACGCGGCGGACCTGCGCGGCGGCTCCTTCCGCTGGCACGGCACGGACCCGCACGTGCTCGCCTTCCGGCGCGGCCCCGGCTTCCTCTGCGTCGCCAACCTGTCCGGGACGGACCAGCCGCTGCCCCCGCACGGCGAGATCCTGCTCAGCA
- a CDS encoding carbohydrate ABC transporter permease produces the protein MSKATTAADSAQRSLISAKELARPRNRRLYYAILTLTVIAFAAAFLYPLWWMASSALETPRQFAEQTPTLLPKSVHLSAYKDAWTQMDIAHFFLNTVYYAAGGWAIQMAVDVCAAYALSKLRPVFGNIVFAGMLASLMLPAAALLVPAYLTVNDLPLFHVNLVNTPWALWLPGAANAFNIYVLRRFFDQIPTDILDAAAIDGASRLQVLLRVVLPLSRPVLAVVSIFSVVGMWKDFLWPLLVLQDPDRQTLSVALHRLSTSTTQVPPTEMIAGLTIAAVPMVVLFLFFQRHIIGGLSAGALKG, from the coding sequence ATGTCCAAGGCCACAACCGCCGCCGACTCCGCGCAGCGCAGCCTGATCTCCGCCAAGGAACTCGCACGCCCGCGCAACCGGCGCCTCTACTACGCGATCCTCACCCTGACGGTGATCGCCTTCGCGGCCGCCTTCCTCTACCCGCTGTGGTGGATGGCGAGCTCCGCCCTGGAGACACCCCGCCAGTTCGCCGAACAGACCCCGACCCTGCTGCCCAAGTCCGTCCACCTGAGCGCCTACAAGGACGCCTGGACCCAGATGGACATCGCCCACTTCTTCCTCAACACCGTGTACTACGCGGCCGGGGGCTGGGCGATCCAGATGGCGGTCGACGTCTGCGCCGCGTACGCCCTGTCGAAGCTGCGCCCGGTCTTCGGCAACATCGTCTTCGCCGGGATGCTCGCCAGCCTCATGCTGCCCGCCGCGGCCCTCCTCGTCCCCGCCTATCTGACGGTCAACGACCTCCCGCTGTTCCACGTCAACCTCGTCAACACCCCCTGGGCGCTGTGGCTGCCGGGAGCGGCCAACGCGTTCAACATCTACGTGCTGCGCCGCTTCTTCGACCAGATCCCCACCGACATCCTCGACGCCGCGGCCATCGACGGCGCCTCCCGGCTCCAGGTGCTGCTCCGCGTGGTGCTGCCGCTGTCCCGCCCCGTGCTCGCCGTGGTCTCCATCTTCTCGGTCGTCGGCATGTGGAAGGACTTCCTGTGGCCGCTGCTGGTCCTCCAGGACCCGGACCGGCAGACCCTGTCCGTGGCCCTGCACCGGCTGTCCACGTCCACCACCCAGGTGCCGCCCACCGAGATGATCGCCGGTCTCACCATCGCCGCCGTCCCGATGGTCGTCCTCTTCCTGTTCTTCCAGCGCCACATCATCGGCGGCCTGTCCGCGGGCGCCCTCAAGGGATAG
- a CDS encoding sugar ABC transporter permease yields the protein MATSLAPRRSDVRPPLPATAHGPGPGRWPHLRRRLTDNALAYGFLAAGILSFAYFSWYPLVRGITLSFQRDNLITDPQWIGLGNYRTLLADPLFWTAWKNTAEFTGLALLFGYAVPFVIAVLLNELRHFKAYFRIAVYLPVMLPPIVSVMLWQYFYDPGQGLFNTLLHGAHLPTSQWVQSPHTAMISLVLVSTWANMGGATLMYLAALQSIPGELYEAAELDGAGMWARLRHVTVPQMRFVMLVLLLLQIISTMQVFIEPFQMTGFTNTSTITVMTLVYRYAFAVNNDFGLAAAMSVLLFAVLAVFAAVYLRLTRDGEKG from the coding sequence ATGGCGACGTCCCTCGCGCCGCGTCGCAGCGATGTCCGTCCGCCGCTGCCCGCCACGGCCCACGGCCCCGGGCCCGGCCGGTGGCCGCACCTGCGCCGCCGGCTCACGGACAACGCCCTGGCCTACGGCTTCCTCGCCGCGGGGATCCTCAGCTTCGCCTACTTCTCCTGGTATCCGCTCGTCCGCGGCATCACCCTGAGCTTCCAGCGCGACAACCTCATCACCGACCCGCAGTGGATCGGCCTCGGCAACTACCGCACCCTGCTGGCCGATCCGCTGTTCTGGACCGCGTGGAAGAACACCGCCGAGTTCACCGGCCTCGCGCTGCTCTTCGGCTACGCCGTGCCCTTCGTCATCGCGGTCCTCCTCAACGAACTACGCCACTTCAAGGCGTACTTCCGCATCGCCGTGTACCTGCCGGTCATGCTCCCGCCCATCGTCAGCGTCATGCTGTGGCAGTACTTCTACGATCCCGGCCAGGGCCTGTTCAACACCCTGCTGCACGGCGCCCACCTGCCCACCTCCCAGTGGGTGCAGTCCCCGCACACCGCCATGATCTCCCTCGTCCTCGTCTCCACCTGGGCGAACATGGGCGGCGCCACCCTGATGTACCTCGCCGCGCTCCAGTCCATCCCCGGCGAGCTCTACGAGGCGGCCGAACTGGACGGCGCCGGCATGTGGGCCCGGCTGCGCCACGTCACCGTGCCGCAGATGCGCTTCGTGATGCTGGTCCTGCTCCTGCTCCAGATCATCTCGACGATGCAGGTGTTCATCGAGCCCTTCCAGATGACCGGCTTCACCAACACCTCCACCATCACCGTGATGACGCTGGTCTACCGCTACGCGTTCGCCGTCAACAACGACTTCGGACTCGCCGCCGCGATGAGCGTGCTGCTGTTCGCCGTACTCGCCGTCTTCGCCGCCGTCTATCTGCGCCTGACCCGCGACGGCGAGAAGGGCTGA